In Leptolyngbya sp. O-77, the genomic window AACGGCCTCCAGCAGGCGCGAAAAGTAAAACTGCGTCTTGGTCATGGCATTGCGCTTCACCGTCCATCCTTGGCTTTCCAGCACCACCACCACATCAACTTCGCGGTGCAGATAGGCGCGAGTGGCTTTGCTGGGGCCGGGGAAAAAGTCGCCGATTTTCTTCAGCAGGCTGTAGGCCAGCGTCTTAGGCGCAAAGCTGAGAATCAGCCGCGACTCTGCCAGGGAACCCAGATGGGCAATCATCCGCGCTGCATCTGCTTGCGGGTAGTGGATCAGCACATCCAAACAGATGACCGTGTGATACTTGCCACTGAGCGATTCCAGGTCTTGCACTGCAAAGGTGGGATTGCCGGACAAACCCAGCGCTTCGGCCCGCTCTTTGGCTTCGCCCACCATTTTTTCGGAAATGTCGCTAGAGAAAACCGTTGCGCCCATCTGCGCCAGGGGAATGCTGAGGCTGCCCACGCCACAGCCCGCATCGCAAACGGTGAGGTCGCTGGTGTTGCCGTCGTCCCGCAGCCAGCCCAGCACGGTGTCCACGGTTTGCTGATGGCCTTTGCGGATGTCGAGTTGGACTTTGTTTACTTCGCCGTCGCCGTAGATGCGTCGCCAGCGGTCAAATCCGGTCGCATTGAAATAGTCCCGGACGATGGTTTTGTCGTCGAGTGCGTTGGTCATTTAGGGGTTAGGGGTTGGGGTTTAGGGGTTAGGGCGCAAATTTACGTCAATTACTTTGCGCCGCCCATGCGGATTTCGGAGCAGAAGGTGGCCATGCTGAAGCCGCCGAAGCGCTTGAGAATGCTGGTACGCAGGCGCAAGTTGGGGCTGGCAAACCAGAGTCGCTCTTCGGAATACATAGTCTCGTATTCGGTAATCAGCGTTAGGGAGTCGTCATCGCCCATGACGTAGCGTCCGGCCACGGGGGCCTTTTCGGCGTATCCCTGTTCGCGCAGCATTTTGCCTTCGTTGGGCTGGTCGGCATCAGCAACGGGCACAATCACGGTGGAGCCTTCGTGCTTTTCTTTGTCCCACTCCATCGTGCCATCCCAAGTGACGCGGGCCCCGCACAGCGCCAGGGCCGGGTCGATTTCATACTGCTGGCACAGCGCAACGACGGCCGGGTCATCCTTGCTCAGCAGGTCGATGACGATGTCGGACTTGCCGCTCTCCGTTTGCTTGAACGCGAGGTGATGGCTGGTGCGCTGGGAGAACCATTTGCCGCTGCTCTGTTCAAAAAATTCGACGATATCCATTGTTGTTTTGTGAGGATTAAAACCTAAATTCTGGTCAAAGCGAAACCTGGGCGGGCAGCGGCTTCACAGAGCGCGATGTCCTGCAACATTCCTTATCTTATAGCGATCGCCCCCCGCAATTTGCACCGTCTCTAGAAATCGCCGAAAGCGGCGGCTGTTTAGCAATGTGCCTAAATGTGCCTAAAAGCCCAAATTTAACTGCCAGCCCAGCAGCCGCCCGACGTGCTGCGGCGCACAGTCTACCAGTCGCAGTTGCCACACGCCCCGGGCCGAGCGATTTAACACCGTCCGCAACAGCGGCGTGGTTTGCAGCGTGTAGGTCGTTTGCAGGCGGGTACGGCGGCCGAGGATGCGGCTTTGCAACAGGATGGGTTCGCCCTGGGGCGGCAGCAGGGTGATTTCCAGGTCGCCCAGGTAGCTATGTTCTACGTCTACGGTAATTCGCAGGTCGCGCAGGGGGCGATCCGCGCGATCCCCACGAGAATCGCCCTGCACTTGCAGGATGCTGGTCGCGCCACGGGGGGTGTCGTCGGGGATGGCGACGGGGGTAGTGTTGGAAAGCTGCTGCCATTCTGTAGGGGCGATCGCTGCCGGAATCCTGCGCCGTGCTGCCTCCACTGCCCGTGCCGCGTTCACCCTGCCATAGCCAAACCATTTGGAATGGCCGCTGGCATCATAAGTGCCAAACCGCAATCCCAGTTGGGGATCAGGGTCGGTGTCCACAATTTTGTCGGCGGTTTCCTGCAAAATTTGCTTGACTTCCCGCGCCGTCAGGTCTGGATTGACCGACAGCACCAGCGCCGCCACGCCCGCCACCACCGGACAGGCGCTCGATGTGCCGCCGAAGGTGTTGGTAAAGCTGCCGGGGTCATAACCTGCCGCCCCCAGGCGATCGGTCGTGAACACGCCCACCCCCGGCAGCGCCGCCCGAATTTGTGGGCCCGTGTAGGTGTAGCCCGTCTGCGGCAGCCACATCCCCGGCGGCGCGTTGTTGCTGGGGGCGGCGACCGAAATCGCGTCGCCCCAGTTGCTATAGGCGGCTTTTTTGTCGAGGCTGGTGCTGGCGGACACGGCGATCACGTCGGGATGCACCGCAAACCCGTTTAGCCACTGGGTATTGCCGCGCAGGACGTTGTTCACCCAGCCCTGCTCGTTGATCGTGCCGCTGGTGGGGCGGTTGGCGTTGCCTGCGGCAAAGACGACGACGCAGCCCTTGCCGCCGCGTCCCTGCGTCGCCGCCCGATTAATCGCCGCCCGCTGCCGCAGCGACAGCGGAAAGTAGGCCGCGCTGGCTCCCCAGCTACAGGAAATCACCGCCGCGCCCTTTTGCAGCGCCCAGTCAAATAGCGACTCGATCGCTTGGTCGTCCAGAAATCCAGTGGTGCGGAGCGGCATCAGGCTGCATCCCGGCGCAACGCCAACGATGCCAAACTGGTTTTCTTCGGCGATCGCCACACCCGCACAAGCCGTACCGTGGTTTTCGTGCGACGCTTCCGGCAGCGGCAGACTGGTTTGCAGCTTAAAGTCTCGCGGCTGCACGATTTTTCCTGGCCCCTGAAAGTCGGGATGGTTCAGGTCAAAGCCGTCGTCGGTGACGGCCACAACGACCGCCCGACTGCCCCGCG contains:
- the bchM gene encoding magnesium protoporphyrin IX methyltransferase, with the protein product MTNALDDKTIVRDYFNATGFDRWRRIYGDGEVNKVQLDIRKGHQQTVDTVLGWLRDDGNTSDLTVCDAGCGVGSLSIPLAQMGATVFSSDISEKMVGEAKERAEALGLSGNPTFAVQDLESLSGKYHTVICLDVLIHYPQADAARMIAHLGSLAESRLILSFAPKTLAYSLLKKIGDFFPGPSKATRAYLHREVDVVVVLESQGWTVKRNAMTKTQFYFSRLLEAVR
- a CDS encoding S8 family serine peptidase; this translates as MTGSVPPDRPSSSASPRGGDDFQAEGNPVDAMLPASGVLAEQEGMILQRGGEELQLQKLGDRFTFRPTAEAPDEMTLEDWVQQLDVESMRPVPGVDLIEVKTAAGQADAGIDRARAHPHVAFASHVYQLAQNPQTRVYLTDELTVQFANSVTTEAMGAIALDLGLRPAQPVVGIPQTYVFEVTPQARANPIKLANQLMHRPDVLLAEPNIVIRAQQLYRPQEPEYPRQWYLQTQGGSQIAPTAHISVEPAWDITRGSRAVVVAVTDDGFDLNHPDFQGPGKIVQPRDFKLQTSLPLPEASHENHGTACAGVAIAEENQFGIVGVAPGCSLMPLRTTGFLDDQAIESLFDWALQKGAAVISCSWGASAAYFPLSLRQRAAINRAATQGRGGKGCVVVFAAGNANRPTSGTINEQGWVNNVLRGNTQWLNGFAVHPDVIAVSASTSLDKKAAYSNWGDAISVAAPSNNAPPGMWLPQTGYTYTGPQIRAALPGVGVFTTDRLGAAGYDPGSFTNTFGGTSSACPVVAGVAALVLSVNPDLTAREVKQILQETADKIVDTDPDPQLGLRFGTYDASGHSKWFGYGRVNAARAVEAARRRIPAAIAPTEWQQLSNTTPVAIPDDTPRGATSILQVQGDSRGDRADRPLRDLRITVDVEHSYLGDLEITLLPPQGEPILLQSRILGRRTRLQTTYTLQTTPLLRTVLNRSARGVWQLRLVDCAPQHVGRLLGWQLNLGF
- a CDS encoding phycobiliprotein lyase, which produces MDIVEFFEQSSGKWFSQRTSHHLAFKQTESGKSDIVIDLLSKDDPAVVALCQQYEIDPALALCGARVTWDGTMEWDKEKHEGSTVIVPVADADQPNEGKMLREQGYAEKAPVAGRYVMGDDDSLTLITEYETMYSEERLWFASPNLRLRTSILKRFGGFSMATFCSEIRMGGAK